The DNA region GGCCGTTCCCAGGTCGATGCTTCGCATTTAAACCGCAGCCTGTTTCTGGTTAATGTCCATGCGGGGGTATTTTCATGTCGCCGGCATGGCGGGTGATTTCAACGGCCTCATCGGGCCGGCGAAATGGCCGCGGCTGTTACGGGGTTGTAACGCATTGCGTGCCGCTCACACGTGAGATAAGAAGGTTTGGGGAGGTAACAGGCATGCATATTCTCGCGGTCGATGACGACGAGCCGATTCGGGAGCTTTTGGCCTCATATCTGGCGGGAGAGGGGTATCGGGTCACCACGGCCCCGGATACCGCGTCCGCCCGTCAGGCCCTGGACGGCGAGCCTGTCGACCTTGTGGTCTGCGACTTGCGCCTGCCCGATGGCGACGGTCTGGGCCTTGTTCGCCAGATCCGCACCGAATCCCAGATTCCCGTCATCATCCTGTCTTCCAAGGATCAGGATGTCGACCGCATCGTCGGGCTGGAACTGGGTGCCGACGATTACCTGACCAAGCCTTTCAACCCGCGTGAACTGCTCGCCCGCATCAAGGCGGTGTTGCGCCGCGTCTCCAACGACGCCCGCCCGGCGCGCAACCCGGAGGAACTGCGCGCCGTCGTGCAGTTCGCCAATTGGGAACTCGACCTGACCGCCCAGCGCCTGCGCGGGCAGGAGGGGCGCGAGGTGGAGCTGACCAAGGCGGAGTTCGGCCTGCTCGCCGCCTTCGTCAAGCGGCCGCAGCGGGTGCTGACCCGCGACCAGCTGCTCGACCTAACCCGGGTCGACGGGGCGGAGGTGTTCGACCGTTCGATCGACGTGCTGATCCTGCGTCTGCGCCGCAAGATCGAGGCGAACCCCAAGGAACCCCGCATCATCAAGACCGAGCGCGGTGCCGGCTACGTCTTCGACGCCAAGGTGCGCACCGTCTGACGGGACGTCCGGCTGGACGCCGGGCCGTACCGGCGTTAACCTTTCCGGAAAACCGACCGGGGAGGATCGCGTGCCTGATCCCATCGATTTCTATTTCGATTTCGGCTCACCCTACGGCTATTTCGCCAGCCTGCGCATCGACGAGCTGGCGGCGAAACATGGTCGGGGCGTCACTTGGCATCCCGTTCTGCTCGGCGCCATCTTCAAGGTGACGGGCATGAAGCCCAACCTTCAGCAGCCCTTGCGCGGCGCGTATCTCACCCTCGACGTCGGCCGTGTCGCGCGGCTGACCGGCGCGCCCTTCACCTTCCCCGATTCGGCGCCGGTCAACGGTGTCGCCGCCTCGCGCGCCTTCTACTGGCTCACCGACCGGCATCCGGAACAGGCGAAGCTGCTGGCCCATGCCCTCTTCCATGCCCATTTCGGCGAGGGGCTGGACATCGGCCCGGCCGATATGGTGGCGGAGATCGCGGCGAAGACCCTGGGAAGCCTCGGCATCGACCGCGCCGCGGTGAGCGCCGCCCTCCAGGACCCGGCGGTCAAGGAGCGTCTGCGCGGCGAGACCGACGACGCGGTGGAGCGCGGCGTCTTCGGTTCGCCCTTCGTCATTGTCGATGGCGAGCCTTTCTGGGGCTGGGACCGGCTCGACATGCTCGACCGCTGGCTCGCCACCGGCGGCTGGTGAGACG from Azospirillum sp. B510 includes:
- a CDS encoding response regulator — protein: MHILAVDDDEPIRELLASYLAGEGYRVTTAPDTASARQALDGEPVDLVVCDLRLPDGDGLGLVRQIRTESQIPVIILSSKDQDVDRIVGLELGADDYLTKPFNPRELLARIKAVLRRVSNDARPARNPEELRAVVQFANWELDLTAQRLRGQEGREVELTKAEFGLLAAFVKRPQRVLTRDQLLDLTRVDGAEVFDRSIDVLILRLRRKIEANPKEPRIIKTERGAGYVFDAKVRTV
- a CDS encoding 2-hydroxychromene-2-carboxylate isomerase produces the protein MPDPIDFYFDFGSPYGYFASLRIDELAAKHGRGVTWHPVLLGAIFKVTGMKPNLQQPLRGAYLTLDVGRVARLTGAPFTFPDSAPVNGVAASRAFYWLTDRHPEQAKLLAHALFHAHFGEGLDIGPADMVAEIAAKTLGSLGIDRAAVSAALQDPAVKERLRGETDDAVERGVFGSPFVIVDGEPFWGWDRLDMLDRWLATGGW